The window GGTCAGTTCCTGAATGTGGATCGTGGTGAAACGGTCTTCCTGAACAACACGCTCGGATAGGCAGATGGAGTCTTCGAAGTTGAAGCCGTTCCATGCCATGAAGGCGATGCGCATGTTCTGACCCAAAGCCAGCTCACCCATATCGGTGGACGGGCCGTCAGCCATGATGTCGCTACGCTCAACCCGATCACCTTTGCTCACCAGCGGACGCTGGTTGATGCAAGTGTTCTGGTTGGAGCGGGTGTACTTGGTCAGGTTGTAGATGTCGACACCAGCTTCACCGGTTTCTACTTCATCATCTGCAACACGAACCACGATACGGCTAGCATCAACGGAGTCGATAACGCCACCACGACGCGCCACGACGCAAACGCCGGAGTCGCGAGCAACGTTGCGCTCCATGCCAGTACCTACCAGCGGCTTGTCAGCACGCAGTGTTGGTACAGCCTGACGCTGCATGTTCGAACCCATCAACGCTCGGTTGGCGTCATCGTGCTCAAGGAACGGGATAAGCGAGGCCGCAACCGAAACAACCTGCTTCGGCGAAACGTCCATCAGCGTCACATCTTCCGGAGCCTTGACGGTGAACTCGTTCAAGTGACGAACAGCTACCAGCTCGTCGATCAGGACCTTCTTGTCGTTCATTGCCGCAGAAGCCTGGGCGATGACGTGGTCCGCTTCTTCGATAGCCGACAGGAATACGATTTCGTCGGTGACCAATGCGTCTTTTACAACACGGTACGGGCTCTCAAGGAAGCCGTACTGGTTGGTACGCGCATAGGCAGCCAACGAGTTGATCAGACCAATGTTCGGACCTTCCGGCGTTTCGATCGGGCATACACGACCGTAGTGAGTCGGGTGTACGTCACGAACTTCAAAGCCAGCACGCTCACGAGTCAAACCACCAGGGCCGAGTGCAGAAACACGACGCTTGTGAGTGATCTCGGACAGCGGGTTGTTCTGGTCCATGAACTGAGAAAGCTGGCTAGAACCGAAGAACTCTTTGACCGCAGCAGCAACTGGCTTGGCGTTGATCAGGTCCTGAGGCATCAGACCTTCGCTTTCAGCCATCGACAGACGCTCTTTGACCGCACGCTCAACACGCACCAGGCCGACACGGAACTGGTTTTCAGCCATTTCGCCAACACAGCGAACACGGCGGTTACCCAAGTGGTCGATGTCGTCGACGATGCCTTTACCGTTGCGGATATCAACCAGCGTCTTGAGAACGGCGACGATATCTTCTTTGCACAGTACGCCTGACCCTTCGATTTCGGTGCGACCGATACGACGGTTGAACTTCATCCGGCCAACAGCGGAGAGGTCGTAGCGCTCTGGGCTGAAGAACAGGTTGTTGAACAAGGTCTCTGCTGCGTCCTTGGTAGGCGGCTCGCCTGGACGCATCATGCGGTAGATCTCGACCAGCGCTTCCAGCTGATTGCTGGTGGAGTCGATCTTCAGCGTGTCGGATACGAACGGACCACAGTCGATATCGTTGGTGTACAACGTTTCGATGCGAACGACCTGAGCCTTGGCGATCTTGGCCAGGATCTCAGTGTTCAGCTCGGTATTGCACTCAGCAATGATTTCGCCGGTCGCTGGATGCACGATGACCTTGGCAGTGGTGCGACCCAGGACGTAGTCCAGAGGTACTTCCAACTGCTTGATACCGGCTTTTTCCAGCTGGTTGATGTGGCGAGCGGTGATACGACGGCCCTGCTCGACAATAACCTTGCCCTTGTCGTCCAGAATATCCAGGACAGCAATTTCGCCGCGCAGGCGCTGAGGCACCAGCTCCAGGCTCAGGTTCTCACCTTGAACATGGAATACGTTGGTGGTGTAGAAAGCGTCCAGAACCTGTTCGGTTGTGTAGCCCAGCGCGCGCAACAATACCGATGCAGGCAGCTTGCGGCGACGGTCGATACGGACGAATACACAGTCCTTTGGATCGAACTCGAAGTCCAGCCACGAACCACGGTAAGGAATGATGCGAGCGGAGTAAAGCAGCTTGCCGGAGCTGTGCGTCTTGCCGCGGTCGTGGTCGAAGAACACACCCGGGGAACGGTGCAGCTGGGAAACGATAACACGCTCGGTACCGTTGATAACGAAGGTACCGTTCTCAGTCATCAGGGGGATTTCACCCATGTAGACTTCTTGCTCTTTGATGTCCTTGATCGCTTTGTTCGACGATTCTTTGTCGAAAATGATCAGACGGACTTTTACTCGCAGAGGTACAGCGTAAGTCACACCGCGCAGCACGCACTCTTTGACATCAAATGCCGGTTCGCCCAAGCGATAACCTACATACTCCAGCGCAGCATTGCCGGAGTAGCTGATGATCGGGAAAACGGATTTGAAGGCTGCATGCAGACCGACGTCGCGGAACTGATCTTTGGTCGCTCCCGCTTGCAGGAATTCGCGATACGAATCCAGCTGGATGGCCAGGAGATACGGCACATCCATTACGTCCGGC of the Paucimonas lemoignei genome contains:
- the rpoB gene encoding DNA-directed RNA polymerase subunit beta, with translation MAYSYTEKKRIRKDFSKLPDVMDVPYLLAIQLDSYREFLQAGATKDQFRDVGLHAAFKSVFPIISYSGNAALEYVGYRLGEPAFDVKECVLRGVTYAVPLRVKVRLIIFDKESSNKAIKDIKEQEVYMGEIPLMTENGTFVINGTERVIVSQLHRSPGVFFDHDRGKTHSSGKLLYSARIIPYRGSWLDFEFDPKDCVFVRIDRRRKLPASVLLRALGYTTEQVLDAFYTTNVFHVQGENLSLELVPQRLRGEIAVLDILDDKGKVIVEQGRRITARHINQLEKAGIKQLEVPLDYVLGRTTAKVIVHPATGEIIAECNTELNTEILAKIAKAQVVRIETLYTNDIDCGPFVSDTLKIDSTSNQLEALVEIYRMMRPGEPPTKDAAETLFNNLFFSPERYDLSAVGRMKFNRRIGRTEIEGSGVLCKEDIVAVLKTLVDIRNGKGIVDDIDHLGNRRVRCVGEMAENQFRVGLVRVERAVKERLSMAESEGLMPQDLINAKPVAAAVKEFFGSSQLSQFMDQNNPLSEITHKRRVSALGPGGLTRERAGFEVRDVHPTHYGRVCPIETPEGPNIGLINSLAAYARTNQYGFLESPYRVVKDALVTDEIVFLSAIEEADHVIAQASAAMNDKKVLIDELVAVRHLNEFTVKAPEDVTLMDVSPKQVVSVAASLIPFLEHDDANRALMGSNMQRQAVPTLRADKPLVGTGMERNVARDSGVCVVARRGGVIDSVDASRIVVRVADDEVETGEAGVDIYNLTKYTRSNQNTCINQRPLVSKGDRVERSDIMADGPSTDMGELALGQNMRIAFMAWNGFNFEDSICLSERVVQEDRFTTIHIQELTCVARDTKLGPEEITADIPNVGEAALNKLDEAGIVYVGAEVGAGDILVGKVTPKGETQLTPEEKLLRAIFGEKASDVKDTSLRVPTGTKGTVIDVQVFTRDGVERDARALSIEKTQLDEIRKDLNEEFRIVEGATFERLRSALVGRKVEGGAGLKKGQDITDEVLDGLEHGQWFKLRMAEDALNEQLEKAQAYIVDRRRLLDDKFEDKKRKLQQGDDLAPGVLKIVKVYLAIRRRIQPGDKMAGRHGNKGVVSVIMPVEDMPHDANGTPVDIVLNPLGVPSRMNVGQILETHLGLAAKGLGEKINRMLEEQRKVADLRKFLTEIYNEIGGRQEKLEDFSDKEILDLAKNLRNGVPMATPVFDGAKEVEIKAMLKLADMPESGQMQLFDGRTGNKFERPVTVGYMYMLKLNHLVDDKMHARSTGSYSLVTQQPLGGKAQFGGQRFGEMEVWALEAYGAAYTLQEMLTVKSDDVNGRTKMYKNIVDGDHRMEPGMPESFNVLIKEIRSLGIDIDLETE